In a single window of the Mobula hypostoma chromosome 29, sMobHyp1.1, whole genome shotgun sequence genome:
- the acp5a gene encoding tartrate-resistant acid phosphatase type 5a isoform X2: MFTEVSLMFLFILQGVTASPSPVAKRHELKSLRFLALGDWGGLPFSPYTTPVEMSTAKQMGVVAETMGVDFILSLGDNFYYSGVYDVTDKRFQETFEDIFSAKSLKDVPWYVVAGNHDHLGNVTAQIEYSKVSKRWNFPQYYYDLNFTIAGSNTTVTILMLDTVLLCGNSDDFRGMEPEAPKDYHVANTQLQWVEEKLKASRSDFLIVAGHYPVWSIAEHGPTQCLVKKLYPLLTKYRVSAYFCGHDHNLQFIQDDNGIGYVLSGAGNFMEDSTKHEHRIPKHWLKFYYADISSLGGFAYVEVMPEQMAVTYIEARGKSLYRTAIPRRSGR, translated from the exons ATGTTTACAGAAGTCTCACTGATGTTCCTATTCATACTCCAGGGTGTAACAGCAAGCCCCAGCCCTGTTGCTAAAAGGC atgaactcaaatCTCTCCGTTTCTTGGCACTCGGTGATTGGGGCGGGCTCCCATTTTCACCATACACAACTCCTGTGGAGATGAGTACAGCCAAACAAATGGGGGTTGTGGCCGAGACAATGGGCGTCGACTTTATTCTGTCACTGGGGGATAACTTTTATTACAGTGGAGTTTACGACGTTACTGACAAGAGATTTCAG GAAACATTTGAAGATATCTTTTCTGCCAAGTCACTGAAGGACGTGCCCTGGTATGTTGTAGCAGGAAACCATGATCACTTGGGCAATGTAACTGCACAGATCGAGTATTCCAAAGTGTCCAAGCGATG gaaTTTTCCACAATATTACTATGACCTGAACTTCACCATAGCAGGCTCCAATACTACCGTTACAATATTGATGTTGGACACAGTCCTGCTGTGTGGAAATTCTGATGACTTCCGGGGGATGGAGCCAGAGGCACCAAAGGATTATCACGTGGCTAACACACAACTGCAGTGGGTTGAGGAGAAGTTGAAGGCCTCCAG GTCGGACTTTCTGATTGTTGCTGGTCACTACCCAGTCTGGTCAATTGCTGAACATGGACCCACTCAGTGTCTGGTGAAGAAGCTGTATCCCCTGCTCACTAAGTACAGGGTCAGTGCATATTTCTGTGGACATGACCATAATCTGCAG TTTATTCAGGATGATAATGGGATTGGCTACGTCCTGAGCGGAGCTGGAAACTTCATGGAAGATTCAACCAAACATGAGCATCGTATTCCAAAGCACTGGTTGAAATTTTACTATGCAGACATTAGCTCTTTAGGGGGTTTTGCTTATGTGGAAGTGATGCCGGAGCAGATGGCCGTCACCTATATTGAAGCACGTGGCAAATCCCTGTATCGGACTGCCATCCCTAGACGATCAGGCAGGTGA
- the acp5a gene encoding tartrate-resistant acid phosphatase type 5a isoform X1 codes for MEFQVAMFTEVSLMFLFILQGVTASPSPVAKRHELKSLRFLALGDWGGLPFSPYTTPVEMSTAKQMGVVAETMGVDFILSLGDNFYYSGVYDVTDKRFQETFEDIFSAKSLKDVPWYVVAGNHDHLGNVTAQIEYSKVSKRWNFPQYYYDLNFTIAGSNTTVTILMLDTVLLCGNSDDFRGMEPEAPKDYHVANTQLQWVEEKLKASRSDFLIVAGHYPVWSIAEHGPTQCLVKKLYPLLTKYRVSAYFCGHDHNLQFIQDDNGIGYVLSGAGNFMEDSTKHEHRIPKHWLKFYYADISSLGGFAYVEVMPEQMAVTYIEARGKSLYRTAIPRRSGR; via the exons ATGGAG TTCCAGGTGGCAATGTTTACAGAAGTCTCACTGATGTTCCTATTCATACTCCAGGGTGTAACAGCAAGCCCCAGCCCTGTTGCTAAAAGGC atgaactcaaatCTCTCCGTTTCTTGGCACTCGGTGATTGGGGCGGGCTCCCATTTTCACCATACACAACTCCTGTGGAGATGAGTACAGCCAAACAAATGGGGGTTGTGGCCGAGACAATGGGCGTCGACTTTATTCTGTCACTGGGGGATAACTTTTATTACAGTGGAGTTTACGACGTTACTGACAAGAGATTTCAG GAAACATTTGAAGATATCTTTTCTGCCAAGTCACTGAAGGACGTGCCCTGGTATGTTGTAGCAGGAAACCATGATCACTTGGGCAATGTAACTGCACAGATCGAGTATTCCAAAGTGTCCAAGCGATG gaaTTTTCCACAATATTACTATGACCTGAACTTCACCATAGCAGGCTCCAATACTACCGTTACAATATTGATGTTGGACACAGTCCTGCTGTGTGGAAATTCTGATGACTTCCGGGGGATGGAGCCAGAGGCACCAAAGGATTATCACGTGGCTAACACACAACTGCAGTGGGTTGAGGAGAAGTTGAAGGCCTCCAG GTCGGACTTTCTGATTGTTGCTGGTCACTACCCAGTCTGGTCAATTGCTGAACATGGACCCACTCAGTGTCTGGTGAAGAAGCTGTATCCCCTGCTCACTAAGTACAGGGTCAGTGCATATTTCTGTGGACATGACCATAATCTGCAG TTTATTCAGGATGATAATGGGATTGGCTACGTCCTGAGCGGAGCTGGAAACTTCATGGAAGATTCAACCAAACATGAGCATCGTATTCCAAAGCACTGGTTGAAATTTTACTATGCAGACATTAGCTCTTTAGGGGGTTTTGCTTATGTGGAAGTGATGCCGGAGCAGATGGCCGTCACCTATATTGAAGCACGTGGCAAATCCCTGTATCGGACTGCCATCCCTAGACGATCAGGCAGGTGA